The Blochmannia endosymbiont of Camponotus sp. genome includes a window with the following:
- a CDS encoding anthranilate synthase component 1 codes for MEFKKTHIECLNIQVRYHSNPTAIFNQLCNNRNSTLLLESSEINKKHNIESMMIIDSALRITAYGTNVTIQALTKNGASLLPLLEKTFPIQVKINKTVDKIKLIFPPIQTMIDEDTRLRSISIFDCLRSLLMITQPFKNVPKAIFLGGLFSYDLISCFESFPKLINTYKCPDYCFYLAETLLVFDHQQHTALLQSTFFTSNTLEKNRLKTRMNQLKTQLNQTPQTIPSQKVHNMTLRCHPSDEKYKQIIRKIKRAIRQGEILQAVPSRRFFLPCPSPLAAYHILKTHNPSPYMFFMQDTIFTLFGASPESSLKYNADTRHIEIYPIAGTRARTHRIDGSLDTDSDNRIELEMRLNHKELSEHLMLVDLARNDLARVCKAGSRYVADLLKVDRYSFVMHLVSRVVGELRHDLDVLHAYRACMNMGTLTGAPKIRAMQLIYEVEGTRRNTYGGAIGYLTGSGSLDTCIIIRSAYVTNQIATVQAGAGVVIDSVPQSEADESRNKARAVLRAIAIAHASEELF; via the coding sequence ATGGAATTTAAAAAAACTCATATAGAATGTCTAAATATTCAAGTACGTTACCATTCTAATCCTACAGCAATTTTTAACCAATTATGTAATAACCGTAATTCGACATTATTATTAGAATCATCAGAAATTAACAAAAAACATAACATAGAAAGCATGATGATTATTGACAGTGCTTTACGTATTACTGCCTATGGTACAAATGTCACCATACAAGCTCTAACTAAAAATGGCGCAAGTTTACTCCCATTACTAGAGAAAACTTTCCCAATACAAGTAAAAATTAATAAAACTGTTGATAAAATCAAATTGATATTTCCACCAATACAAACAATGATTGATGAAGATACACGTTTGCGATCAATCTCAATATTTGACTGTTTACGATCACTATTAATGATAACACAACCATTTAAAAATGTTCCTAAAGCCATATTTTTAGGTGGTCTATTTTCTTATGATTTAATATCTTGTTTTGAATCTTTTCCTAAATTAATTAATACTTATAAATGCCCAGACTACTGTTTCTACTTAGCTGAAACATTATTAGTTTTTGATCATCAACAACATACTGCTTTATTACAAAGCACTTTTTTTACTTCAAACACTTTAGAAAAAAATAGATTAAAAACTAGAATGAACCAATTAAAAACCCAACTCAATCAAACGCCTCAAACTATTCCATCTCAAAAAGTACACAATATGACATTACGTTGTCATCCAAGTGACGAAAAATATAAACAAATTATACGTAAAATAAAACGAGCTATACGCCAAGGAGAAATTTTACAAGCTGTTCCCTCACGACGTTTTTTTCTTCCATGCCCTTCACCATTAGCAGCATATCACATATTAAAAACTCACAATCCCAGTCCCTACATGTTTTTTATGCAAGACACGATATTTACACTTTTCGGAGCTTCTCCAGAAAGTTCTTTAAAATACAATGCAGACACTCGACACATTGAAATCTATCCCATTGCCGGAACACGAGCTAGAACTCATCGTATTGACGGATCATTAGATACAGATTCAGATAATCGCATAGAATTAGAAATGCGCTTAAACCACAAAGAATTATCAGAACATTTAATGTTAGTAGATTTGGCAAGAAATGATCTGGCACGTGTCTGCAAAGCGGGCAGTCGGTATGTAGCTGATTTGTTAAAAGTAGATAGATACTCTTTTGTTATGCATTTAGTATCTAGAGTAGTAGGAGAATTGCGCCACGATCTCGACGTATTACATGCTTATCGTGCATGTATGAATATGGGTACATTAACCGGAGCGCCTAAAATTAGAGCTATGCAACTTATCTACGAAGTGGAAGGTACACGACGAAATACTTATGGTGGTGCTATTGGATATTTAACTGGTTCTGGAAGTTTAGATACATGCATTATTATCCGATCGGCTTATGTTACGAATCAAATAGCTACAGTACAAGCAGGAGCTGGCGTAGTGATAGATTCCGTACCTCAATCGGAAGCAGACGAAAGTCGTAATAAAGCTCGAGCTGTTTTACGCGCTATTGCTATAGCACATGCTTCTGAGGAGTTATTTTAA
- a CDS encoding glutamine amidotransferase-related protein, with protein MSNIVLLDNIDSFTYNLVDQLRDNGHKVLIYTNQLPISIIINTLSNMINPILMLSPGPGSPSKAGCMAQLIKQLIRKIPIIGICLGYQAIIEFYGGHISQSKKIFHGKSSLIYHDNLAMFSNIPNPFLVGRYHSLIGNYIPNNLKINAYYNKHVAMAVRNDSDLICGFQFHPESILTTHGTQLITQTIAWAICLSQGKK; from the coding sequence ATGAGCAACATAGTATTACTAGATAACATTGACTCATTCACGTATAACTTAGTAGATCAGTTACGTGACAATGGACATAAAGTGTTAATATATACCAATCAATTACCAATATCAATAATCATAAACACACTATCAAATATGATAAATCCAATTTTAATGTTATCACCAGGGCCTGGATCCCCCAGCAAAGCTGGATGCATGGCACAATTAATAAAACAACTAATTAGAAAAATTCCAATTATCGGAATTTGTCTGGGATATCAAGCTATCATAGAATTTTATGGGGGGCATATATCTCAATCAAAAAAAATTTTTCATGGAAAATCCTCTTTAATATACCACGATAATTTAGCTATGTTTTCTAATATACCAAACCCTTTTTTAGTAGGACGATACCACTCGCTAATAGGTAATTACATACCAAATAATTTAAAAATTAATGCCTATTACAATAAGCATGTAGCAATGGCAGTACGTAATGATTCTGATCTAATTTGTGGATTTCAATTTCATCCTGAATCTATTTTAACCACCCATGGCACACAACTCATTACACAAACTATCGCGTGGGCAATATGTTTATCTCAAGGAAAAAAATAA
- the trpD gene encoding anthranilate phosphoribosyltransferase: MQDILETLYQGKNISQEQSEKLFYNIIEKKLSSIQIAAALISMKTRGETFEETIGAINILLAHAKPFPRPNSLFADITGTGGDNCNTINISTASAIVASTCGAKIIKHGNCSISSLTGSMDFLEKNNLDIKTDAQQARKNFDELGICFLHAPQYYEVVHRIMPIRKQLKTPTLFNIIGPLINPSKPVLTLIGVYKKELLSLMIQVLQLLKYDHAIVVHCGGIDEVGLHAPTHIAELHNNTINNYVLTAGDFGLNSYPIETLYCHSRNQAHEYMINLLKGKGEPAHSAITAANVALLLKLFGYGNLRDNTQLALDKIHHGIPYARLLSLSKNRIQKHATHNT, encoded by the coding sequence ATGCAAGATATTCTGGAAACTTTATATCAAGGTAAAAACATCAGCCAAGAACAAAGTGAAAAACTATTTTATAACATAATAGAGAAAAAATTATCTTCTATACAAATAGCAGCTGCACTTATTAGCATGAAAACACGTGGAGAAACATTCGAAGAAACAATAGGCGCTATAAATATATTATTAGCTCATGCTAAACCTTTTCCCCGTCCAAATAGCTTGTTTGCAGATATCACAGGCACTGGGGGAGATAATTGCAATACTATTAATATTTCTACAGCAAGCGCTATTGTTGCTTCAACTTGTGGTGCAAAAATTATTAAACACGGCAATTGCAGTATATCTAGTCTAACAGGATCAATGGATTTTTTAGAAAAAAATAATTTAGATATAAAAACAGATGCGCAACAAGCACGTAAAAATTTTGATGAACTAGGTATATGTTTTTTACATGCTCCTCAATACTACGAAGTGGTGCATCGTATAATGCCTATACGCAAACAATTAAAAACTCCCACACTATTTAATATAATAGGACCATTAATTAATCCATCTAAACCTGTATTAACACTAATTGGTGTATACAAAAAAGAATTATTATCGCTTATGATTCAAGTATTGCAATTACTCAAATATGATCACGCAATAGTAGTACATTGCGGAGGAATAGATGAAGTAGGGTTACACGCCCCTACTCATATAGCAGAATTACACAATAATACAATAAACAACTATGTTTTAACAGCGGGAGATTTTGGATTAAACTCCTATCCAATAGAAACACTGTACTGTCATTCAAGAAACCAAGCTCACGAATACATGATTAATTTACTAAAAGGAAAAGGAGAGCCTGCGCATTCAGCCATAACAGCTGCCAATGTAGCATTATTATTAAAATTATTTGGATATGGCAACTTACGTGATAATACACAATTGGCTCTAGACAAAATACACCATGGTATTCCTTACGCTCGTTTGTTATCTTTATCAAAAAATAGGATACAAAAACATGCAACACACAATACTTGA
- the trpCF gene encoding bifunctional indole-3-glycerol-phosphate synthase TrpC/phosphoribosylanthranilate isomerase TrpF has protein sequence MQHTILDEILSHKKIWITEQKKRHPLHILKNKIQVSNRDFYHAVSNKKKQTVFILECKKASPSKGIICNDFNPIQIAQTYKKYSSVISVLTDDKYFHGNFNILHQVSEIVKQPILCKDFFISEWQIYFARLHQADAILLMLSILDDATYQKLVKITHTLRMGVLTEIVNENELKRAKYLGAKVIGINNRNLHDLSVDLNRTITLSKHIPNTITIISESGINNYCQIRKLRPYVNGFLIGTILMSQPHIDIAVKKLILGENKICGLTRVSDAYITNKLGAIYGGLIFISSSPRYINIITAQHIVSNVKNLSYVGVFHNATISYVINIVNILNLSAVQLHGTEDQNYINILRKQLPITCHIWKSINMNHRPLLSCNILNVDRYLADNGGGSGQTFDWSLLSNMQLEKIILAGGLTINNCIKATKIGCLGLDFNSGVEIRPGIKNHKKLIKIFQILKSY, from the coding sequence ATGCAACACACAATACTTGATGAAATTTTATCACATAAAAAAATATGGATAACTGAACAAAAAAAACGACACCCGTTACATATCTTAAAAAATAAGATACAAGTAAGCAATCGTGATTTTTATCATGCTGTGTCCAATAAAAAAAAACAAACAGTATTTATATTAGAATGTAAGAAAGCATCACCTTCTAAAGGTATTATCTGTAATGATTTCAATCCTATCCAGATAGCTCAAACCTATAAAAAATATTCCTCAGTTATTTCAGTACTAACTGACGATAAATACTTTCACGGAAATTTTAATATTTTACACCAAGTAAGTGAAATCGTAAAACAACCAATACTATGTAAAGACTTTTTCATTTCAGAATGGCAAATCTATTTTGCACGATTACATCAAGCTGATGCCATTTTATTAATGCTATCAATTTTAGATGATGCAACATATCAAAAATTAGTTAAAATAACCCATACGCTACGTATGGGAGTATTAACAGAAATAGTAAACGAAAATGAATTAAAACGTGCTAAATATTTAGGAGCTAAAGTTATCGGTATAAATAATCGTAACCTACATGATCTTTCCGTTGATCTAAATCGTACTATCACTCTCAGTAAACATATACCCAATACAATAACAATAATTAGCGAATCTGGTATTAATAATTATTGTCAAATCAGAAAACTTAGACCATATGTCAATGGATTTTTAATCGGAACAATATTAATGTCTCAACCACATATTGATATAGCAGTAAAAAAATTAATTTTAGGAGAAAATAAAATATGCGGACTAACTCGAGTTAGTGATGCTTATATTACTAACAAATTAGGGGCGATATATGGAGGATTAATTTTTATTTCTAGCTCACCTCGCTATATAAATATCATTACCGCACAACATATTGTTTCTAACGTAAAAAATTTAAGTTATGTTGGTGTATTTCATAATGCTACTATTTCTTATGTTATCAATATAGTAAATATATTAAATCTATCAGCAGTACAACTACATGGAACAGAAGATCAAAATTATATTAATATTTTACGAAAACAACTACCTATTACATGTCATATATGGAAAAGTATTAATATGAATCACAGACCTTTATTGTCATGTAATATACTAAACGTAGACCGCTATTTGGCAGATAATGGCGGAGGTAGTGGACAAACTTTTGATTGGTCACTCCTTTCTAATATGCAATTAGAAAAAATAATTTTAGCAGGAGGATTGACAATAAATAATTGTATAAAAGCAACAAAAATAGGTTGTTTAGGTTTAGATTTTAATTCCGGAGTTGAAATCAGACCAGGTATCAAGAATCATAAGAAACTTATAAAAATATTTCAAATACTAAAATCTTATTAA
- the trpB gene encoding tryptophan synthase subunit beta, translated as MIKLQSYFGEFGGMYVPQILIPALTQLEEAFISAQNDPAFQKELKYLLNHYAGRPTPLTLCRNLTKGTRAKLYLKREDLLHGGSHKTNQVLGQALLAKRMGKKEIIAETGAGQHGVAVSIAASLLELKCRIYMGSKDIQRQELNVLRMQLMGTQVIPVHHGSGTLKDACNEAMREWSRTYEYTHYMLGTAAGPHPFPTIVREFQRIIGKETYKQIQTYEQRLPDAIIACVGGGSNSIGIFSDFIDTPSVQLLGVEAGGLGTNTKYHGAALQHGNIGIYFGMKTSILQSSDGQIKNSYSISAGLDFPSVGPEHVYLKDTGRVKYVSINDIEAIAAFKQLSAHEGIIPALESAHALAHALKIIQEQPNKIQILVVNLSGRGDKDIYTVNNVLQTQKEI; from the coding sequence ATGATAAAACTACAGTCCTATTTTGGTGAATTTGGAGGTATGTATGTACCACAGATTCTAATACCAGCACTTACTCAATTAGAAGAAGCATTTATATCAGCTCAAAATGATCCTGCTTTTCAAAAAGAACTTAAATACCTTTTAAATCATTATGCTGGTCGACCCACTCCTTTAACGTTATGTAGAAACTTAACGAAAGGAACTCGTGCTAAACTTTATTTAAAACGTGAAGACTTATTGCATGGAGGATCTCATAAAACCAACCAAGTATTAGGACAAGCTTTATTAGCCAAACGTATGGGTAAAAAAGAAATAATTGCTGAAACTGGTGCTGGGCAACATGGAGTTGCTGTCTCTATTGCAGCATCTCTTTTAGAATTAAAATGTCGTATTTATATGGGATCTAAAGATATACAACGTCAAGAACTTAATGTTCTACGAATGCAATTAATGGGTACACAAGTGATCCCAGTGCATCATGGTTCTGGCACCTTAAAAGATGCCTGTAATGAAGCTATGCGGGAATGGTCTAGAACTTATGAATACACTCATTATATGCTCGGTACAGCTGCCGGCCCTCATCCTTTTCCCACAATTGTTAGAGAATTTCAACGTATTATTGGAAAAGAAACATATAAACAAATACAAACATATGAACAGCGTTTACCAGATGCAATTATCGCTTGCGTAGGAGGAGGATCTAATTCTATTGGAATATTTTCTGATTTTATTGATACACCATCAGTACAATTATTAGGTGTAGAAGCGGGAGGTTTAGGAACAAATACTAAATATCATGGCGCTGCTCTACAACATGGAAATATAGGAATTTATTTTGGCATGAAAACTTCAATCTTACAGTCTTCAGATGGACAAATAAAAAATTCCTATTCTATTTCTGCTGGACTCGATTTCCCATCTGTTGGACCAGAACACGTTTACCTAAAAGACACTGGTCGAGTGAAATATGTATCTATTAATGATATAGAAGCTATAGCAGCTTTTAAGCAATTATCTGCTCATGAAGGAATCATTCCAGCTCTAGAATCCGCTCATGCTTTGGCACATGCGCTAAAAATAATTCAAGAACAACCAAATAAAATACAAATTTTAGTAGTGAATTTATCTGGACGTGGAGATAAAGATATTTATACAGTTAATAATGTATTACAAACACAAAAAGAGATATAA
- the trpA gene encoding tryptophan synthase subunit alpha → MDRYQKLFTRLNQNKSGAFVPFITIGDPNAVSFMHIVDTLIASGSDALELGIPFSDPISDGPVIQKSIARAFKSGINFSRCFVILRNIRNKYPHLPIGLLIYANLVFKNGINNFYSYCAELDIDSVLIPDLPIEESLPFYKAAIQNKIAHIFICPPNATEELIHKIIRQGSGYIYLLSRPGVTGIEINKKTINTAVLYNLIKYIQKQEKKIPILQGFGIHTPLQAQESVLLGASGIISGSEIARIIEENISNLELTLEQLKKLVRLMKMSMCFHAN, encoded by the coding sequence ATGGATCGTTATCAAAAATTGTTTACACGCTTAAATCAAAATAAATCAGGAGCATTTGTCCCTTTCATTACTATAGGTGATCCAAATGCTGTTTCTTTTATGCATATTGTAGATACTTTAATTGCATCAGGTTCTGATGCATTAGAATTAGGTATACCATTTTCTGATCCTATCTCAGATGGGCCTGTAATACAAAAAAGCATAGCACGAGCCTTCAAATCAGGTATAAATTTTTCACGTTGTTTTGTCATATTGAGAAATATTCGTAATAAATATCCACATTTACCTATCGGATTATTAATCTACGCAAATTTAGTGTTTAAAAATGGAATAAATAATTTCTATTCATATTGTGCAGAACTGGATATAGATTCCGTGCTAATTCCTGATCTTCCTATAGAAGAAAGCCTACCATTTTATAAAGCTGCTATACAAAATAAAATAGCACATATCTTTATTTGTCCACCTAATGCTACTGAAGAATTAATACATAAAATTATAAGACAAGGATCCGGATATATCTATTTATTATCCCGCCCAGGAGTAACTGGAATTGAAATTAACAAAAAAACAATTAATACTGCTGTTTTATATAATTTAATTAAATATATTCAAAAACAAGAAAAAAAAATACCTATTCTACAAGGTTTTGGCATACATACACCACTGCAAGCTCAAGAATCAGTATTATTAGGCGCCTCTGGAATTATTTCCGGTTCTGAAATTGCAAGAATTATTGAAGAAAACATATCTAATCTGGAATTAACGCTAGAACAATTAAAAAAATTAGTACGTCTAATGAAAATGTCTATGTGTTTTCATGCAAATTAA
- a CDS encoding YciC family protein — translation MIIKLSRDVLHFIHNYYTDIIILILITTLIQICLDYILLPKQEELIFMNNFIGIGLHNVIKELSVDQQYILFRLSAAHSISKILSSTFLCGSILTMLHLISTTNKNNQHLNIGNIITSAILIFPKFLLLIFCTTLFIQLGLMIAMILGIILAIIISLTPIIVIIDNLPIVKAMCLSIKTSYRNFHIITPPILLWFLIKTVLMLIVYHHYYNWIFITKILVNSFSNALSVIILIYLYRLYMLVKTA, via the coding sequence ATGATAATTAAATTATCTCGAGATGTATTGCATTTTATTCATAATTATTATACTGATATCATAATATTAATATTGATTACAACATTAATTCAAATTTGTTTAGACTATATTTTATTGCCAAAACAAGAAGAACTTATATTCATGAATAATTTTATTGGAATAGGATTACATAACGTAATCAAAGAGTTATCAGTAGATCAACAGTACATTTTATTCAGATTATCTGCTGCTCATAGTATTTCTAAAATTCTAAGTAGTACCTTTTTATGTGGAAGTATACTAACTATGTTACATTTAATATCTACCACTAATAAAAATAATCAGCACTTAAACATAGGAAATATTATTACATCAGCAATACTAATATTTCCAAAATTTCTATTATTAATTTTTTGTACTACATTATTTATACAATTAGGGCTTATGATAGCAATGATCCTAGGGATTATATTGGCTATTATTATAAGTCTAACTCCAATTATAGTCATTATTGATAATTTACCCATCGTGAAAGCCATGTGCCTTAGCATCAAAACAAGTTATCGTAATTTTCATATAATTACACCACCTATTTTATTATGGTTTTTAATTAAAACGGTATTGATGTTAATTGTATACCATCATTACTATAATTGGATATTTATTACTAAAATTTTAGTAAATAGCTTTAGTAATGCATTATCTGTAATAATTTTAATATACCTTTATCGTCTATATATGCTCGTTAAGACTGCATAA
- a CDS encoding TonB family protein, whose protein sequence is MNILSYQFSHIVNKSIYIEKSKIFTLSFLQFDQVPYSSLEESQSLKLLKKNHNKPNLKTRTYPKQQQIVNNSKNILNSNKNFSAAGNNNINLSEATKNSVSSLKIDHNQSYVSSCVINRIYPEYPNKAKILGIEGVVTVQYDVNIRGRVDNIRVLSAVPSGIFEKSIRSAMRRWVYENNKSEKDLTITFKFCLNANKNFSDRHIKN, encoded by the coding sequence ATGAATATATTATCGTACCAATTTTCTCATATTGTTAATAAATCTATTTATATAGAAAAGTCTAAAATATTTACACTATCGTTTCTGCAATTTGATCAGGTTCCTTATTCTTCATTGGAAGAAAGTCAATCATTAAAATTATTAAAAAAAAATCATAATAAGCCAAACCTAAAAACTAGAACATATCCAAAACAACAACAGATTGTAAATAATTCTAAAAATATATTAAATTCTAATAAAAATTTTTCTGCAGCTGGAAATAATAATATTAATCTTTCAGAAGCTACAAAGAATTCTGTATCTTCTCTTAAAATAGATCATAATCAGAGCTATGTATCTTCTTGTGTGATTAATCGTATATATCCTGAATATCCTAATAAAGCAAAAATATTAGGTATCGAGGGAGTAGTTACTGTACAATATGATGTTAACATTAGGGGTAGAGTTGATAACATACGGGTGTTGTCAGCTGTTCCTTCTGGTATATTTGAAAAAAGCATTAGATCGGCCATGCGTCGTTGGGTATATGAGAATAACAAATCAGAAAAAGATTTAACTATTACTTTTAAATTTTGTTTAAATGCTAATAAAAATTTTAGTGATCGGCATATTAAGAATTAA
- the cls gene encoding cardiolipin synthase gives MIAMYTIFNCIFLCSYWLLIALVTFRVLIKRRAVPSSMAWLLVIYILPLIGVITYLLFGEPNLGKQRSTRSKIAWLSTIRRIQILKTYKHIFSTEHSATATSLFKLCEHRQGIGALKGNQIQLFKKTNDTITSLIKDIELAQHSIDMVFYIWESGGLVDHVIKKLIIAAKRGIQCRIILDSAGCASFFNSSYPNIMRQAGVHVVEALHVNLLRIFLRRMDLRQHRKMVLIDEHIAYAGSMNMVDPQLFKKNIGVGQWIDIMVRIDGPATSVMSIIFSSDWEIETGQHILLPLLLNTHVVAAHELIPTGHTIQIIPSGPGCPEGIIHQILLISLYEARKKLIITTPYLVPSDDLLHAICTAAQRGVEVHIIIPKNNDSVLVNWASRAFFSELLQAGVLIHQFQNGLLHVKSVLVDQQLSIIGTVNLDTRSLWLNFELTLVIDSQEFSNELEKTQQNYISHSRVIDPQTWANRPYWERVVERLFYFLSPLL, from the coding sequence ATGATCGCGATGTACACCATTTTTAATTGTATTTTTTTATGCAGTTATTGGTTATTAATCGCATTAGTTACATTTCGAGTTTTAATAAAACGTCGAGCAGTTCCATCATCTATGGCATGGTTATTGGTAATTTATATTTTACCTCTAATAGGTGTAATTACATATCTGCTATTTGGAGAACCTAATCTTGGTAAACAACGATCTACTAGAAGTAAAATAGCATGGTTATCTACTATACGTCGCATACAAATATTAAAAACCTATAAACATATTTTTTCAACTGAACACAGTGCAACTGCTACATCATTATTTAAGCTTTGTGAACATCGTCAAGGAATAGGCGCTCTAAAAGGTAATCAAATACAATTATTTAAAAAAACTAATGATACTATTACCTCTTTAATTAAAGATATTGAATTAGCCCAACACAGTATTGATATGGTATTTTATATTTGGGAATCTGGAGGATTAGTAGATCATGTTATAAAAAAATTGATTATAGCAGCTAAAAGAGGCATTCAATGTCGTATTATATTAGATTCTGCTGGATGTGCTAGTTTTTTTAACAGTTCATATCCTAATATAATGCGACAGGCTGGAGTCCATGTAGTAGAAGCGCTACATGTAAATTTACTACGAATTTTTTTGAGACGAATGGATTTACGCCAACATCGAAAAATGGTATTAATTGATGAGCATATTGCCTATGCTGGCAGTATGAATATGGTAGATCCACAGTTATTTAAAAAAAATATAGGAGTTGGACAATGGATTGATATCATGGTTCGAATAGACGGACCTGCGACTTCAGTTATGAGCATAATATTTTCTTCTGATTGGGAAATTGAAACAGGACAACATATATTATTACCATTATTATTAAATACTCACGTAGTGGCAGCTCACGAATTAATACCAACAGGCCATACCATTCAAATTATTCCTTCTGGCCCAGGATGTCCAGAAGGAATAATTCATCAAATATTACTAATATCATTATATGAAGCTCGTAAAAAGCTTATAATTACTACTCCATACTTAGTACCTAGCGATGATTTATTACATGCTATTTGTACAGCAGCGCAAAGAGGAGTAGAGGTTCATATCATTATTCCAAAAAATAACGATTCTGTACTAGTAAATTGGGCTAGTAGAGCATTTTTTAGCGAATTATTACAAGCTGGTGTTTTAATACATCAATTCCAAAATGGACTATTGCACGTAAAAAGTGTATTAGTTGATCAACAACTAAGTATAATAGGTACTGTAAATTTAGACACACGAAGCCTATGGCTAAACTTTGAGCTTACTTTAGTCATTGATAGCCAGGAATTTAGTAATGAACTGGAAAAAACACAACAAAACTATATTTCTCATTCTAGAGTAATTGATCCTCAAACATGGGCTAACCGTCCTTACTGGGAACGCGTTGTTGAACGTTTATTTTATTTCCTAAGCCCCTTATTATAA
- a CDS encoding thymidine kinase: MAQLYFYYSAMNAGKTTALLQSSYNYQERGMHTVLYTAEMNYKNCRHEKIKSRVGLTASAKIFNVKTNFFDQIAAMYQDDIIHCVLIDECHFLNRDQVIDLGKIVDTLNVPVLCYGLRTDFKADLFPGSLWLLAWADKLIELKTICYCGRKANRVLRIDDQGVVIRDGNQILVGGNNRYVSVCRRHFLEKFELSFSSNKTCSPK; encoded by the coding sequence ATGGCGCAATTATATTTTTATTATTCAGCAATGAATGCTGGAAAAACTACCGCATTATTACAGTCTTCTTATAATTATCAGGAACGAGGAATGCATACTGTATTATATACTGCTGAAATGAATTATAAAAATTGTAGGCATGAAAAAATTAAATCTCGTGTTGGATTAACTGCTTCTGCTAAAATATTTAATGTTAAAACTAATTTTTTTGATCAAATAGCAGCTATGTATCAGGATGATATAATACATTGTGTATTAATAGATGAGTGTCATTTTCTTAATCGTGATCAAGTGATTGATTTAGGAAAAATAGTAGATACGTTGAATGTTCCTGTGTTGTGTTATGGTTTACGTACTGATTTTAAAGCTGATTTATTTCCGGGAAGCTTATGGTTATTAGCATGGGCGGACAAATTAATTGAATTAAAAACTATTTGTTATTGTGGACGTAAGGCTAATAGAGTTCTTAGAATTGACGATCAAGGTGTAGTAATACGAGATGGTAATCAAATATTAGTTGGAGGTAATAATCGTTATGTTTCAGTATGTCGTAGGCATTTTTTGGAAAAATTCGAATTATCATTCTCATCTAATAAAACGTGTTCACCAAAATAG
- the hns gene encoding histone-like nucleoid-structuring protein H-NS — MNDALKILNNIRTLRAQAREYTLETLEEMLEKLETVVNERRKEKNQAQAEIEKHALKLQQYRDMLIADGIDPNELLQNLSTTTKLFHKNKRATRPAKYQYINKYGEIKTWTGQGRTPSMIKKAIDEKQKKLEDFLL, encoded by the coding sequence ATGAATGACGCATTAAAAATTCTTAATAATATACGCACGTTACGAGCGCAAGCTAGAGAATATACTCTTGAAACATTAGAAGAAATGTTAGAAAAGTTAGAAACAGTTGTTAATGAACGCCGAAAAGAGAAGAATCAAGCCCAAGCTGAAATAGAAAAACATGCTCTAAAATTACAACAATACCGCGATATGCTTATAGCTGATGGAATAGATCCTAATGAACTATTACAAAATTTAAGTACTACTACCAAATTATTTCACAAAAATAAACGTGCAACTCGCCCAGCAAAATACCAGTATATTAATAAATATGGTGAAATTAAAACCTGGACTGGACAAGGGCGCACGCCCTCAATGATTAAGAAAGCTATCGATGAAAAACAGAAAAAACTAGAAGATTTTCTACTATAA